Sequence from the Triplophysa rosa linkage group LG22, Trosa_1v2, whole genome shotgun sequence genome:
ATAGCAAAAAATGTACTTCTTGTATTTCCTTGGATAAGTGCAATCCATTCCGTTTCCCAAGCTTTATCAGTCGCCCCAGCAATCTCTTTGACTCAGGCAATAAATCACTGGATTGTTTTTCCTATAAAGATAAAGTGGGAAGCGCTGAGGCATGCAGACCGAATGCCTGAAGTTAAGGTTTATTGCATGCACCAATGCATCCACGGCTCCTGTGTTAGACACAGCACCTTTGACACCAGACCAAATCTACATGGGCCCAACGCTGTACTAGTTGAGCGGTCGCGTGCTTTTCTGTCAATGCAGTTTTACACAGGGTCACTAAGGACTCAACACTGGCCTTCACAAGAAATAGCAGGACCATTTTATTACAGCTCAATTAGAAAGGCAGTAAATACCTTGGAAGATGGACAGTCTAGTTAAATGAATGATATTAGAGTCAGAGCAGCCAAACTGAAGGCTTTgctctagggctgtcaacgttaacgcgttaacgcatgcgattaattttttcaaattaacgcgtgagaaaatatttatcgcaattaacgcagcatccgtttgttttgacatcctttgtctagcgttacattatgtaatcacgctcttattcgtgtacaggcttttaaaccacttaagcgcgatttgaaacagttgctttgaggcgttcaatgaagatagacagcttctaaactgtgggacgcggcaaaacgcaacgagaggtccagtctggtgtaaacagtcatgggctgaaggctgcgtcggtgaatctctgtcagacagcgcatccgtgttaagttctctttcgtgcttgaatggataaaaccacacaagattatgtcagaaagcccgttttgtctagcattttcttaagcacagacttcaaggtgtaaaataaatttttaattgaatgcaaagagttgtgaaaatgggagtgcggtgacggtcagatctgcgtactaagacagctcttaaaggggccacgttcttaaacgtgctgctgtgactcctgtcactaatgttaatcaaagaacaaaataaaagaagaaatcaatgtgattttatagctttaatgagaattcttctgcatttaatttataatttagcattaaagactataaagtgtccttcaatttcctacatgagctctcaattatactgttgaatggctataattaatgttaaaataatcaatttaatagagacatcagttacaatactaatatcaaaatgttagctttcataaaatgatgctgttaaataaatatgttgtttctacatcaatttgaagattaaatgtgaaattattaaaatgtaaaagtaataaataaataaaattgttgtgtgcgattaatcgtgattaatcacagaaaaaatgtgtgattaatccgattaatttttttaatcaattgacAGCACTACTTTGCTCACTCCAAAATGATTTCTGACAGTGAAATTTAATTTGTGAATCAGCACTATGAAATTGTTTTGGTCTCAGCCTCAGCTGACACTGCCAAATGTCTTATTTTATGGGTCACCCTATTAAACCGGACATGTCTgcaaatgtttcagatgtgcCTTTTTACTACACAGCGATTCCAGTCCTCTCATAATAAACGGTGTCTTTTCATGATCTCTTATTATAAAGTTATGACAATCGTAAGAATGAAAATAACCTTTCCATAGCGGTGGAACAAGTGAAATGTAAAATACTatattaaaatcaatttaatttaaagtgTCATAAAGTGTCCTTTTATTCATCAAAATGTTTGTGAaggttttttaaacaaaaatcattttacatgACCTCTCTTTGAATTACACAGGGTCTATACCTTTAATAACtttgaatgtactgtaaatgtgaaATGAGTAGCCGTTGATATGTTATTGACACATTATTGATATGTATTATCAcgttatttatatgttattgtCATGTTATTGATATGTAGTATCACATTATTGATATGTTATTGTCATGTTACTGAGCTCATGGTTGTGATGTAATCATGGGGATTTCTGAATAAGCTGTTTTTGCAGTTTAGTTTCAAATAACGGTCTGAATGAACAAAGCATTTTACATAGTCAAAAACAtagcaatttatttttaaaaaaggtagaataatcatgttttttatgattttgaCGCCACTGAAATagtaagttaaagggatacttcagccaagaaacaaaaattccccatgttttactcaccctcaaggcattcTAACTgaacatgactttcttcttgaagaataatgcattcggagttataataccacacattgtttttcttccaagcggtaaaatgggagtgaatggggggcaagtttttaaagctgcatccatcaatcaaagaactgctcgacacggctctgtggtcttaacaaaggtcttctgaagcgaatcggtgcatttgtttaagagaaatatccataatGACAGCActattaacgttaatgtctaacttccgttatcccttggctgcgcgtgaaccagaggcttgtttttccggcaaatgacgcaggcgtgAAAAGCCAGAAAAAAGGGCCTCTGGTTCACACGCAGCCGAGGGACTAAGGAAGTTAGACATTAGCATtcatagcgttgtcaatatggacgtttctcttaaacaaacgcatcgattcatTTCAGAAGACCtatgttaagaccacggagccgtgtcgagctgTTGTTTggtcgatggatgcactttttggagcttcaaaaactcGCCCCCCATTataccgcttggaagaaaaaggaaatgtggtattataactccgactgcattattcctcaagaagaaagtcacattcagTGAGGATGccttagggttgggaatcgtttcaattttatcgattccgattccaatttcgattctgcttatcgatttttattcttatcgattcccagtttcgattccacagttgaagtaaaacattcagATATCAAcccctgtatggtcatttagcctgcttattgacttgtttgcaaaatatatttatatatttatgagcaccgttttgtgtatatttacacatagaaacacaccttttctgatttattacaatttgtattatcatagttgaactacatcatggttaaactgcagttactataatgcaactatggttaatttgtgattcctgtgctttaatgcaaattctatagctaaactatgcttactatagtaaaaaatatcgataattttcataagggcttttattgagatatcagcagatcatgcaacgcatgtacttttctgaaaatatgcacacaggaattgataagaggaactcaaattttaatctcaagtatccgattcctattcctttcgattccgatccgattcctagcctttcgattccgattccaaattggaattgattttcgattcccaaccctacttgagggtgagtaaaacatggggaatttTTTTCTTGGCTGAAGCATCCCTTCAAGGGTTCAGGTTTTAGGGCCATGCCTTTTTCTAATTACTGTCATAATTGAATTAACAATTTTGTTATAATGTATGAATAATTCCTCTTTATTcgcataaaaataaactttttcaaATTCGGATGGAAAATGTGCTTAACTtgctttttagtttttcttgaTTTATTAAAGGTTCAAATAAGACCCACAAATGTTCTCAAAGGTTTCTTGAGATTCACCTGCATACGCATGTTACCTGCAGAGCTAGAAGCCTCTGAAAAACATCCGTTCTCATGCTCATTTCCACATCGAAATCCGACAGGCATTTATCAGCCTCAGTGCTGGCCAATCTGACCTCTTTACCCGGGGAGATAAACTGAGGGAAGTCTAACATGTGACGTGAAGCTGAAAGTAAaaatcacatacagtacatggacAGAAGTAAATGTCTGTTGTGTTTCTTAAGCTTGAACATGCACATGCAATGCCAAGATCGTTGGTTCCGTttgcacagaacacaaaattaattaaaacacagTTTAATAGCAAGTCGTGTTGCCACTCACCTGCATAATCTGATTTTGCATCTGCCAGGACTTGCAATGTGTTCTCAAAGCACACTTTTCCAATGTCCACGGTCCCCACCGAGTCATGCGCTTGTTTGATCCGCTGGATCAGTATTTCGGTGCGGCGTCTGATGTCTTCTGGGGTCAGATCCCAGCGCAGGCTGTTTGCCTTGACATCTGTGCTGCTCGAGCAGTTCTGGGCTGATATGACTGATCCATTTTGAAGGGTCATCTTTAGTTTAGATCTGGATGGAATAATTCTGTGAAGTACAGACAGAAGTTTAGCTCGCTGTGTTATTGATCACTGTGCATTGCGTGGGAACTTATAGTTAGCTTCTTGGCACTTCAAAACAGGAAAACCTCAACATTCATTCCTGCACATAATGCTGAAACCCGAGTGCTCTGTGAGTTGCGTGCTGTGAATGTTTTCCGTACTAACGACGGACACTTTCACATGCCTGTTATAACAGGGAATGCGAAACCGATCTGCTCTTGACACACTTACACgagctcacacacacagatgccaAATGCATTACTAGTTTTGCGGGGAGCCGCTAAGATAACCTAATTAAATAACTTTGTAAAATATGACACCACTCCAGAGCATTTATAGCATATGAGTCACAGTTATACGTTCGGTTAATAATAGCAACCCAGACAAACAAGAGAATAATGCATAAAGCGTGTTAATAAAAGCACCGAAATCACAATACCTTCTACCAGCTCGGACCAAAGAAATACGGAGGACAAACATTGCGTGCCTGTTTCATGCGCTCAATGTGCAAAAATGGGATGCCCTTCTGCGTACAGCTTCACCACACTCCAGTGTTGTTACAATACAACTGCGCTGACGGCTAAggttatgaatattaattaggtaAGTAGACGTTCTCCACTCACGGCTATATGATTGGCTGAAAGGGACACGTTAGTGGTGGGCGGTGCTAGTTGGCTGGCGAATTAAAAAATCGGTTGAAAGATTGAACCATGATTAAcgtttaatgtattttatgtcatgtaagatttaaaaaaatatagaatttatattcataatcaataaaaataaacgaaataatatacatttatataaaatattacagtGCAGTTAGATAATTATTTAGGCAAGCAGACTTCTAAAGGCCTTATTTATTGTAGCACATGAAATTTACCGTTATCTTTTGATTGATTACtgtttgtattaccatagttttactttaaatatCATTGTAAactattgttttattgtatcaAGACCATATAAGTCTTAATGAGGTTactggttttactacaaatacaatTTCGCTTCAAACCTATCTTTTCTAATGGGATCATCATTTCGGGATCGATTTTACACCTCACATAAGTCACCGTTACATATTTCATATTCATGAGCTATGCATCCGCCGGAACCGCGCATGCGCTGTGTCCCGCATGACCCTCGCAGACTCGCACGAGCGTTCATGACGCTGTGGCTCAGAGACGGGCGCTGCAGCTGGCACTTTCTCCAGGTAGGTGGGCGGGGGCGCGCGTAGCATCCTCAACACTATAATGTTATTGACAGGTCGTTTTGCGGTGCATGTGGGATGCGGGGGGTCACGAAGACTAGCAGAGATAAGAGATACCTCCCTCCTGTTGTCCGTTACTTGAACTGCGAATGTTTACAGAGATGGCACACCCGCCTGCGATGTCATCCGTGTAAACATGTGATGTAAAAGCTAGAGGTGGTACAGTGAGTTTATAGGCTATTTTTGTTACACATACGATCGCTTTATATGTAACCGTGCAGAATGACATGGCTTCCACGATCCGGCAATGCATCACAACAGCATCATATGTGTTATAGCTTTTGCTATCCGAACATGCGAGACATGTTTACATGTAACTTAGCTGCATGAAATGATGTAGTACTGTGCAATAGGTTCAAACCTGTTTTGATGTGAGCAGATCATGACAAAGATTAATAGGAGTTTATTcataaacaaatcatttaaagaAGAACGTTATGACATTAGGCCTAACCCCTGCAACAACACCTCTAAGCATGGTTTTATTTGAGGTAAAGTGTAGTAACCGTGTTTTTGTGGCACATTGCTATTAATTATAGTTAATGTATTGTTTAattaataatgaaacaaaaaaaactagTTACTATAGTAACCTATGGGTCATTTTCATTAGGACATGCAGCACTATGTATGTAAATTATATGCAAATATTATAGCGGACTTAGATggttcataaaaaaaacatcatgttTTGACTCTTTTCAAAAAGGTCCTTTTTTCAACCTATTTTCAACCTGTTCTCAGCTTTCTTCCTGACATAATGGCAGTAGAAAAGCGCTTGGCATATTCTATCGTGCAGTTCCTTAGAGATCAGACACACTGTAGCTCGCTGAATTCAGATGAACAGGAAAGCCTGGAAGGTAGGTCAGCCTAATGTATAAAACATTTACTGACTGTTGACTGTTTGAGCTACCGTCTGTTAAGAAGGAAGCATTTGTGCTTGTTTAATAACAATATTGTATTTCAACATCATCTTTAGTGATTATATGAGATAAGATTagtcaatataatatacatattcgtatatataatgtacaatataattataatatagcAGCATATTATCATTATCAGAGTGTTGATAATAATGTTTGCTCGGCCAAATACCAAAAGTGTTTATTTCACCCTTGTAATGTCAGTTTCACAATACCGtcaactagggatgcaccgatgtaTCGATATTAATCGGCCGATATTGGATTAATTTAACGCCATCGGCATATCGGCAATAGCATGAAAAAGGCTGATAACAATGGTTTATTagggccctatgatttccgcgatgCGGAAAACATAGATGTAAAGTAGCAAACACGCCAGAAAGTAGCACTGAACAGCTTATACAATTCAAATTGTGCTATGAATAGCGCTAACAATTATTCAGCTGCTGTTTAAATATGCAatctgcttgttctgcgtgtGAATGAGTGGTGTGGTTTTGTGTACTGTAGTGGACTTTATAGCATCTGGTGGACGCGAACACATAAACTGAATCAGCGCTGCTCAGAGTTTACCTCAAgcgcaatacgcccttttcacatgacgtcacgcatcttccgttctgccgtgaagcagtgtatcgttacttccgctggcactccagttcatagggtggcggtaatgcacctataagctgggtTGCACCTATAAGCGCCGCTAGCGCCTCAGTTTTTcactaacgacaagatcaaagctagagaaaggatacaaattcttcgttgaacagtacctgtttgattatgaaggtaagtgttttgttttctttttgtgttagcgaaggtgctaggataagtacttgaatacgtgttctgtcagttttttttctcactgttgttaaattccagcgagACGGCAAaatggaagttcttcttcttgtttgtttcaagacggatgttatgatacactgctttgcggaaaggcggaagttaagtgacgtcattgtgaaaagggcctatttaCCGTTTCATTTGAGAGAAGCTGCTGTCAAACTTTGCGACAAGCCGTCAAATTAAAGTCcgtcgtcaaaataaaagtccagttaaCCACATGACAAAACTGCTactaaaaatggacaaaactagtaattaaatgtaagtagacttaaaacagcaaaagaaaaaacataagaTGTAAGATACTGCTTCATATTAACATAGTTGTACaccacaaaaaaaataaaacacagaatccagaaaaataaaaatggaatttgggaaaaaataaaacggaatttaggaaaaaaataaaacggattTCATAGGTCCCTAGTTTATTAATTAACTACATGGAGGCAATGAGTTGGATGTCTGAATATACAATGTTTTTCTCTGAGCAAAATAATTACTGTAAATAGCAACAgcacagattttatttaaattgattaaagaaatgtttaattttaagtcaaatttgagttaatgtttttaataaaagaaatattggATAGCAAAAATCACCTATGAAGATTGTCATGTtgtcttattgtatttttatcttaacttACATTTAGGCACatttaagcccattgcacattgagtccgaaatttgcatccgaaatttccgcacgttaaaaaataaatacgacctcacattgtgttaatcacatttacacactgcctccgatattttcatccgtcataaaaaatttgcaccgggttcgattttctgcattttcgcatccgtagcaagcattttgagtggccttttataacaattcagagacaccgtacaaacgagaggcaaatacgaaaaaacgcatatgaaaatttcggactgtatgtgcaaagacctttacacttgtgcctctcttaaaatgttaaatggatccCATTCATGTTCAGTAAAATTAATTGAATGCAGAAAAACTAGCTAATATTGTGTAGTACTGTATGCAATTGATCAATATCGGTTTCGTAAATCGGCCGatagttgtttgttaaaattgGTATCGGCCCAAAAAAtcctatcggtgcatccctaccgGCAACATTTGAACCTAGATACAATTTTGCCTTGCTCACATTCAAACACACTGTAAACAATCAAAACATGCCTTATACGTTCTCGTGTTTACAGTTGCAATACAATGTCTGGAGACCACCTTCAAGATCAGCTCCAGCGACTGCCATCTCGCCACCCCACAGCCACTGAGAGAGATATTCCACAATTCCCTTCTCAAAGTAATACAGCATTAtagttaaacttacatttttgaCTGTTACAGTATGCAAAAAGCAAAAAAGATACACTTTCAACAAAGGTTCTTCTCTAATTGTTATTTACAGAATGATGTCGTTGCGCTACCCGAGACATTTCCATCTCCGGAGGACATTGAGACAGCTGAGCAGCTTAAAAATGAGGGCACGTCAAAGTTTCCTATTATATTTAGACTCGCCGACAAATGGATTTCACTCGGAACAATGACATTCACAGTGGAAACCATATCACAGGAACTAAATGTCACCACATTATTCCACTGTGAAAATGCAAATCAGGCCGGATAAATAATGGATAAGGATgttctgtttttaatgtgttctCATGCGCTCAAATGTGTTTGTACTCTTCATTAGGGAACAATCACATGAAAGAGGAGAATTATAGCAGTGCTGTGGATTGTTATACAAAAGCCATCGAGTTGGACCAAAGAAACGCTGTGTATTACTGCAACAGGTAGATGCTGGGATGTCACGCTTTTATTTTCACGTTTGTTGTTTGGTGTTGACTGCTGGGATTGTTCTCGCAGGGCTGCGGCTCACAGCAAACTTGGAAACTACACAGAGGCTACAGGTGATTGTGAGCGAGCAATTGCGATCGACCCCTCGTACAGTAAAGCTTATGGCAGAATGGGGTAAGTTGATGTTATTATAGGGTATAGCTAATATAATTTACTCAACTAGATTGATGATACAAGATTTGCTCTAAAGTAAATGTATTTCCTAACATATTTGTGAATTACAGCCAGGTTTGGGGGGGCTTTGCTTCGGGGTCCTGATCATCTTGTAGGggttttattttgtaagaacAACAGGCTGGATAAATATAAGACCCTGACATATTACATCATTTAACATTTCAACAGCAAGCTCTGGTAATCACAAACTGTTATCTGATGTGAATTAATGCTGCGTTCATCCAAGGTTGGAATTACTGTAATTACAAGATGACTTGAAGATCTCTTGGAGCTGGATGTCTTTGTTTTTACATGATGATTAAGTCGGagcttttgtttaattctgtgtcTTCAACGTTTTAATTCCAAGTTTGA
This genomic interval carries:
- the sgtb gene encoding small glutamine-rich tetratricopeptide repeat-containing protein beta — its product is MAVEKRLAYSIVQFLRDQTHCSSLNSDEQESLEVAIQCLETTFKISSSDCHLATPQPLREIFHNSLLKNDVVALPETFPSPEDIETAEQLKNEGNNHMKEENYSSAVDCYTKAIELDQRNAVYYCNRAAAHSKLGNYTEATGDCERAIAIDPSYSKAYGRMGLALTSMSKYPRAISYFKKALVLDPENDTYKSNLKIAEQKQKEASSPTATGLGFDMASLINNPAFISMAASVMQNQPVQQLIRGMMSNAARGPAAGVGGLYDISSLIEAGQQFAQQIQQQNPELIEQLRNHIRSRSFSGSAEEHS